From the genome of Mycobacterium kansasii ATCC 12478:
TGCCGCCTTTGACGCTGGCTGCGTAGATATCGACGTACTCCTGACCGGAAAGCCCCATCAGCTCGTACATCACCTCGTCGGTGACGGCCCGTTCGATGAAGTGGTTGCCGGCCAGCCCCTCGAACCGGGTGAAATCCATCGGCTTGCCGAAACGAACGGTCACCCGGCCGAACCGCAACATCTTCTTGCCCGGCGGGTTGACGACATTGGTGCCGATCATCGCCACCGGAATCACCGGAACCCCGGTGTGCAGCGCCAGCCGCGCCAGGCCGGTCTTTCCCTTGTAGAGGCGACCGTCGGGCGACCGGGTGCCTTCGGGGTACATGCCCAGCAGCTTGCCCCGGCGCAGCAAGCCCTCCGCGGTTTCCAGGGCGGCCTGTGCGGCGTCGGCGTTGGTGCGGTCGATGGGCACCTGTCCGGAGACGCTGTAGAACCAGCGGTTGATCCAGCCCTTGAGCCCGGTGCCGGTGAAGTATTCGGCCTTTGCCAGAAACGTGATCCGGCGGCGGACTACCAACGGAAGGTAGAAGCTGTCCGCCACGGCAAGGTGGTTACTGGCGAGGATTGCCGGCCCGGAACTCGGAATGTTTTCTAAGCCTTCGATTTTCGGCCGGCCGAGCAAGATAAACAGCGGGCCCATGAAAACGTACTTGAAAAGGTAGTACCACATGGCCCTCCCTCTCGCCCGCACCGGAACAATGTCTGGGCCAACTGTACCCATCCGCCGAGGCTGCGACCACCTGCGGCGGGCGGCGGCTCACTCCTGCAAACTCACCGGGATGGGCTGGTAGCGCGTTTTCGCACCGGGGTCCGCGGACCCGTTCTCCGGCGGTGTCTCGCTGGTGAGGCCGCCGCCGGGCGGATCCTCCGGCGGCGGTTTCGCCGATCGATCAATGTCGTCGACTATGGCGCGGATCACGTTGAGCAAAGCGACGCTGTGGTTGGCGATCACCGTCAGCAACGGGTGCTGCTCGCCACCGACCACCGCCGCCAGCGCACATACCGGACACCACACCTGTTGGCACTTGGCGGCCGCTTTGCCACCGGTCGACCCGGATGCCATCGCGGCCGCGGCGCGCATCGCGGGGTCGATCGCATCCAGGATTGCCTGCGCAAGCTTGCGCAGTTCGGGACCAACCTCGGCATGAACCCCGGTCACGTCGGCCACACCTCCGGATTGGGTCGAAATCGAACGGTCAGCTCGCTGCCCCGCAGTTGCGCGTCCAGCACCGTGCATCTGCGCAGTACGGACGCCAATCGAACTCTGCGCCGCACCCCGCCGGCACGGATGATCAGGTCGTCGTCTGCGCGGCCCAACGATAGCGAACCTGGATCGAGCTGGGGCAACGCTAGCCGCAGACGATATACCGACTCAAGCCCCGACCCGGATTCCAGGTCCACAATAGGGCGCAGCGGGCCCGGCGGCGCCGAGCCTCGGCGTCGGCGGGCACTGTCGAGCAGACCGCCCAGCGCCTTCGGGCCGATCGGCTCGCCGGACAGGTGCGGAACCAGCACCAGCGCCAGGTCACCGATGGTGGCGTCGAGTTCTTGTAGGACGGCGCGTTGCTCGGAGATGCGTTCGGCATACCAGTAGAAGGCGGGGTGGTCGGGAAGACTGCGGTACTCGTAGGTCTCGTCCCGGACTAGGACCTGATTGATCAGCAGCTCTTCGACGCGTATCCCCATCAGCGCCAATGAACCCAGTGTGCGGGCTGCCTCGGCGGCTACCACCCGCTCCGGGGTCAGCACCAGATGGGCGCCGACCAGGTCACCGTCGGTCAACAAGGCGCTGAGCCGGTCCACGCTGGCGCTGGTGCGCTCCAGCAACTCCACCAGCGCGGCGGATCGGTTGTCGTCGATGGCGAGCCTGCGATGCCGCGGCCACGCACGCTCCACGTACAGCCCGAAGGTCGCCGGCAGCGTCAACATTCGCAGCGCATCCGCGGTCGAGGCGCAGTCGACGACGACGCGATCCCAACGTCCGCTGGTGGCAAGCTCGCCGACGGCGTGCAGCCCGAGCACCTCCTGAATCCCGGGCAACGCCGAGAGTTCCTCTGGCGCAACGCTACTCAGCTCGGAACCGGGGAATCGCCGGTCCAGGGCGTCGACGACGTCTCGCCATCGATCCTCGAGCAGCGCCAAGGTGTCCAGCGCCAAGGCGTCGAGGAAACCGCCGTCGGACCCGGATCGCCCGGTTTCGAGATCGGCGAGAACGCGGACCGGCTCACCCCGGCCGGTCGGCGGCACCGAGATGCCAAGCACATCACCCAGCGAGTGCGCCTGGTCGGTGGATACCAGCAGCACTCGCTGTCCAGCACCGGAATCGCAAACCGCGGTGGCGGCCGCTAGTGTGGATTTTCCTACCCCGCCTTTACCGACGAAGAGACTGATCCGGGCCGGGGCTGACGCCCGGAATTCACTGGACTCACTCAGCCTCGACTC
Proteins encoded in this window:
- a CDS encoding lysophospholipid acyltransferase family protein, which gives rise to MWYYLFKYVFMGPLFILLGRPKIEGLENIPSSGPAILASNHLAVADSFYLPLVVRRRITFLAKAEYFTGTGLKGWINRWFYSVSGQVPIDRTNADAAQAALETAEGLLRRGKLLGMYPEGTRSPDGRLYKGKTGLARLALHTGVPVIPVAMIGTNVVNPPGKKMLRFGRVTVRFGKPMDFTRFEGLAGNHFIERAVTDEVMYELMGLSGQEYVDIYAASVKGGSNGAGAHPGPKDAARIPETAAG
- a CDS encoding ArsA family ATPase, which translates into the protein MSESSEFRASAPARISLFVGKGGVGKSTLAAATAVCDSGAGQRVLLVSTDQAHSLGDVLGISVPPTGRGEPVRVLADLETGRSGSDGGFLDALALDTLALLEDRWRDVVDALDRRFPGSELSSVAPEELSALPGIQEVLGLHAVGELATSGRWDRVVVDCASTADALRMLTLPATFGLYVERAWPRHRRLAIDDNRSAALVELLERTSASVDRLSALLTDGDLVGAHLVLTPERVVAAEAARTLGSLALMGIRVEELLINQVLVRDETYEYRSLPDHPAFYWYAERISEQRAVLQELDATIGDLALVLVPHLSGEPIGPKALGGLLDSARRRRGSAPPGPLRPIVDLESGSGLESVYRLRLALPQLDPGSLSLGRADDDLIIRAGGVRRRVRLASVLRRCTVLDAQLRGSELTVRFRPNPEVWPT